A window of Clostridium novyi genomic DNA:
TATATTTTTTTACTATATGTTCTCTCATATCTACATTGCTAGCTATGGACATATTCATTCCTCCTTTAATCCTTTTCTCATCTGTTTTCTCATAATTGTAAATACATATTTTATTATTTCATCTTGCTGTCTTGCAGATATATCTACAAATCCTATACCATATTCTTTGTAATTTGTATTATCTTTTCCAATACGTTTAACTTCTCCTTTTAAAAATACACTTTTGTTTCCCATTGGTAGAATAATTATAAGTATACTTTCTTTTTCTATTTCTATATTAGTTCTAATCCTCATTCCACCGCCACTTAAATCAACAATATTGCATTCCATAAATTTAACATTTTTTATGTTTTCTTTAGTCTCTTTAAACATTCTGTCAACAATTGCAAATTTACCTTTATATAAAACTGATACACGTACAAACTTTCTTCTTTGAATTTTTTTATATGTTTTAGGCGAATTAATCCAAATTAATGGAATATTGGAACTTGTCCTTTCTGCAACTATAGATGAAAAACTATACATACAATTTCCATCATGATATAAAATATCAACTGTATCCTTTTTTCTTAAAGGTAAATATTCTGAATCCTTTATGGGAATACTAATAGCTACACAATCTTTTTTAATATCTTGAATATCTGAGTTATATACTTTTCCTTCATAATCAATTATTTGAACTTTATTATTAATTTTAAAATCTAATTTAGTCATTTTACGTGCCTCCCTATGAAAAGATATGAAAAATTTTTTTAAATATTCCTTGTACTCCATCTGTTTTCATTTTTCTATTATATCCACATAACTTTAGGGCAATTTCTTCTATATCAAGAGCCGTTTTGCAGTTTGGAAAACTAATCACAACAGGCTTTTGACTTCTAACTGCTTCTATAAGCTTTCTATCCTCTGATATACTTCCAAGATAATCAAGCTCTATCTTTAAAAATCTTTTAGCAGCATTATTAAATTTATTAAAAGTTTTAATCCCTTCCTCATAATCTAAAACCTTATTTACAACTATTTTTGCTTTATCCTTTAACTTTAAATGAACTATTGCCTTCATAAGACTATAAGCATCAGTTAAAGACGTTGGTTCTGGAGTAGTAACTATAATAAGATCTTCTGCACATTCTACAAAAGTTAGTACATTTTTATTTATACCCGCTCCAGTATCCATTAATATAAAATCAAATACATTAAGTTCTTCTAACTTACTTAAAAATTTTTCTCTTTTATCACTATCTAATTCATAAATCTTATTAATACCTGTACCTGCAGGTAACAATTTAATACCATAAGGACCTTGTATTAATACTTCATCAATAGTTTTTTCATTGAATATTATATCATAAATATTATATTTAGGTAAAAATCCCATAAGAACATCATCATTTCCCATACCTACATCAGCATCCAATATAAGGACTTTGTTACCCATTTTTTGAAGGGTTATACCTAAGTTAACTACAAAATTACTTTTACCTACCCCGCCTTTTCCAGATGTAATAGTTATAATCTTTGTACCCATTATTTCTTCTATATGATTTTCATTCCATTGTAAATTATTTTTGGCTAAACTTCTAAGCTTTTCAGCCTGATCTAACATACAAAATCCTCTCCTAATACCAATCTTGCAATTTCTTCACTAGTAATATTTTTAAAATCATCAGGTACATTTTGTCCTGTAGTCACAAAACTTAAGGGTTTATTTGCCTTGGTTAAAATATTTAAAATAGAACCATAAGTTGTTGTTTCATCTAACTTAGTAATTATTACATTGGCATAATTAAGAGTTTTATATCCTTCTACAATAGATTCTACATCTCTATCTTTAGTTGTAGAACTTATTACTAGATATATGTTTTCTGTATTAGTTTTTTGAATAAAAGCATTTAACT
This region includes:
- a CDS encoding flagellar brake protein — translated: MTKLDFKINNKVQIIDYEGKVYNSDIQDIKKDCVAISIPIKDSEYLPLRKKDTVDILYHDGNCMYSFSSIVAERTSSNIPLIWINSPKTYKKIQRRKFVRVSVLYKGKFAIVDRMFKETKENIKNVKFMECNIVDLSGGGMRIRTNIEIEKESILIIILPMGNKSVFLKGEVKRIGKDNTNYKEYGIGFVDISARQQDEIIKYVFTIMRKQMRKGLKEE
- a CDS encoding MinD/ParA family protein, encoding MLDQAEKLRSLAKNNLQWNENHIEEIMGTKIITITSGKGGVGKSNFVVNLGITLQKMGNKVLILDADVGMGNDDVLMGFLPKYNIYDIIFNEKTIDEVLIQGPYGIKLLPAGTGINKIYELDSDKREKFLSKLEELNVFDFILMDTGAGINKNVLTFVECAEDLIIVTTPEPTSLTDAYSLMKAIVHLKLKDKAKIVVNKVLDYEEGIKTFNKFNNAAKRFLKIELDYLGSISEDRKLIEAVRSQKPVVISFPNCKTALDIEEIALKLCGYNRKMKTDGVQGIFKKIFHIFS